Proteins encoded within one genomic window of Humulus lupulus chromosome 1, drHumLupu1.1, whole genome shotgun sequence:
- the LOC133821422 gene encoding probable protein phosphatase 2C 72, which translates to MGLCLSKLSSELPHSDSLNGGHESRAVFSDQRNSTNTHTRPHALFSLYSRRGTRPLNQDSTVLCQGFGMTEATVCAVFDGHGPNDHVVSELVRNRLPLILLNQRVVVNESSPVKMENIEFKLVPPNFDMDPKIWNEAITSSFKVLDAELGIPHKFDFSCSGTTAVVAIAQVHIYDKRIKFMFV; encoded by the exons ATGGGACTGTGCCTATCCAAACTCTCATCGGAGCTCCCCCACTCCGACTCCCTCAACGGCGGCCATGAAAGCCGAGCCGTCTTCTCCGACCAACGCAACTCCACCAATACTCACACTCGGCCCCACGCTCTCTTCTCTCTCTACTCCCGCAGAGGAACCAGACCTCTCAACCAAGACTCCACAGTTCTCTGTCAG GGTTTCGGAATGACTGAAGCAACCGTCTGTGCTGTTTTCGACGGCCATGGACCCAACGACCATGTAGTGAGCGAGCTGGTCAGGAATcgccttcctcttattttactcAACCAAAGAGTCGTCGTCAACGAAAGTTCTCCCGTGAAAATGGAAAACATTGAATTCAAATTGGTACCGCCTAATTTTGATATGGATCCTAAGATTTGGAATGAAGCGATCACCAGTTCGTTCAAAGTTTTGGACGCCGAGCTTGGGATTCCGCATAAATTTGACTTCTCTTGTAGTGGAACCACCGCCGTCGTCGCCATTGCACAGGTTCATATTTATGATAAGAGAATTAagtttatg TTTGTTTAA
- the LOC133797624 gene encoding uncharacterized protein LOC133797624 codes for MDVAHFYLDGNADAVEFCPHSPYYHILATSTYTLHEGDQPSRLGSILLFTVDAEKCHLETSHCVETAGIFDIKWNPIGGNPGPLLAQADADGFLRIHGLLSSSDGSQRFSLGEINSLKVCSSMCLYLDWNSTGTDITVGLSDGSVAITSLAESHVELKHKWKAHDFELWTTSFDIHQPHLVYTGSDDCKFSGWDLREGTSKVAFHNSKAHKMGVCCIAKSPSDPNTLLTGSYDENLRHWDVRSISRPVNEVSLGLGGGVWRIKHHPFVPGLVLAACMHNGFAIVNIKGGEFEVIERYCKHESLAYGADWHREEPVHGKESKNSLVATCSFYDRLLRIWRPQSNLYI; via the exons ATGGATGTGGCACATTTCTATCTCGACGGCAACGCTGATGCTGTTGAGTTTTGTCCACATAGCCCTTATTACCATATTTTGGCAACCTCAACGTACACATTACATGAGGGCGATCAGCCCAGCCGATTAGGGAGCATTTTGCTCTTCACTGTTGACGCTGAAAAATGTCACCTTGAGACATCTCATTGTGTTGAGACCGCAGGGATCTTTGATATTAAATGGAACCCTATTGGTGGCAACCCTGGTCCTCTACTAGCTCAAGCTGATGCAGATGGTTTCTTGAGAATTCATGGTCTCTTGAGCAGTTCGGACGGATCCCAAA GATTTTCATTGGGAGAGATAAATAGTTTAAAAGTTTGTTCTTCTATGTGCCTTTATTTGGACTGGAATAGTACGGGAACAGACATTACAGTTGGGCTTTCAGATGGTTCAGTGGCAATAACATCTCTTGCGGAGTCTCATGTTGAGTTAAAACACAAATGGAAAGCTCATGATTTCGAACTGTGGACAACTTCCTTTGACATCCACCAACCCCATTTGGTGTACACTGGTTCTGATGACTGCAAATTCAGTGGCTGGGATTTACGTGAGGGTACGTCCAAGGTGGCATTTCATAATTCCAAGGCACATAAAATGGGTGTTTGTTGTATTGCCAAGAGCCCCAGTGATCCTAACACGCTACTTACTGGAAGCTATGATGAGAACTTGAGGCATTGGGATGTAAGATCAATTTCAAGACCAGTGAATGAAGTTTCTCTTGGTTTAGGAGGAGGAGTTTGGAGGATAAAGCACCACCCTTTTGTTCCAGGTTTGGTGTTGGCAGCTTGTATGCATAATGGATTTGCTATTGTCAATATTAAAGGAGGTGAGTTTGAAGTAATTGAAAGGTATTGTAAGCATGAGTCACTTGCATATGGAGCTGATTGGCATAGAGAAGAACCTGTCCACGGCAAAGAAAGCAAGAACTCTTTAGTCGCTACTTGCTCTTTTTATGACCGACTTCTTAGGATTTGGAGGCCTCaaagtaatttatatatatga